A stretch of Miscanthus floridulus cultivar M001 chromosome 13, ASM1932011v1, whole genome shotgun sequence DNA encodes these proteins:
- the LOC136500954 gene encoding transcription factor HBP-1b(c38)-like isoform X3: protein MGIYERQRHLVAAGVWGEPFRPDANAMALPLPLAAVVPTVTVATTPAPLDVVEAEEVKFGKLLLQAQQDDVAPLVEEEAPPPSSDSFGHDDDARPRDKIQRRLAQNREAARKSRLRKKAYIQNLETSRMKLAQLEQELTMARRQQHGAYGVGGGGVTPPPPPPAPVDPRVAAFELEYAHWVEEQGRQATELRAALQSHAPDVQLRVLVDAGLEHYGALFQAKARAARSDAFFVLSGVWRAPAERFFLWIGGFRPSELLKVLAPQLDPLLELQAAEVRKLQNTARQLEDALTQGMNKLQQTLVETLMTVDVSPDGAAGGGGYAAQQMASAVGKLADLVDFVDKADHLRQQTLRNMHKILTPRQAARGLLALADYGQRLRALSSLWAARRREPA, encoded by the exons ATGGGGATCTACGAGCGGCAGCGCCACCTGGTGGCGGCCGGCGTGTGGGGGGAGCCGTTCCGGCCCGACGCCAACGCCATggccctgcccctgcccctggcCGCAGTCGTCCCCACGGTCACCGTGGCGACGACGCCGGCGCCGCTCGACGTCGTCGAAGCAGAGGAGGTCAAGTTCGGCAAACTCCTG TTGCAGGCACAGCAGGACGACGTCGCGCCGCTGGTGGAAGAagaagcgccgccgccgtcgtcggatAGCTTTGGCCACGACGACGACGCCAGGCCAAGAGACAAG ATTCAGAGACGGCTCGCGCAGAACAGAGAGGCAGCCCGGAAGAGCCGGCTACGGAAGAAG GCGTACATCCAGAATCTCGAGACGAGCCGCATGAAGCTAGCGCAGCTGGAGCaggagctcaccatggccaggcGCCAGCAGCACGGCGCGTACGgcgtgggaggaggaggagtcacaccgccgccgccgccgccggcgcccgtGGACCCGCGCGTGGCCGCGTTCGAGCTGGAGTACGCGCACTGGGTGGAGGAGCAGGGCAGGCAGGCGACGGAGCTGCGTGCGGCGCTGCAGTCGCACGCGCCGGACGTGCAGCTGCGCGTGCTCGTCGACGCGGGGCTGGAGCACTACGGCGCGCTGTTCCAGGCCAAGGCGCGCGCGGCGCGGTCCGACGCCTTCTTCGTGCTGTCCGGCGTGTGGCGGGCCCCCGCGGAGCGCTTCTTCCTCTGGATCGGCGGGTTCCGCCCCTCCGAGCTGCTCAAGGTGCTGGCGCCGCAGCTGGACCCGCTCTTGGAGCTCCAGGCCGCCGAGGTGCGCAAGCTGCAGAACACGGCGCGGCAGCTGGAGGACGCGCTGACGCAGGGCATGAACAAGCTGCAGCAGACGCTCGTCGAGACCCTCATGACCGTCGACGTCTCGCCGGACGGCGCTGCCGGCGGGGGCGGGTACGCGGCGCAGCAGATGGCCAGCGCCGTGGGCAAGCTCGCCGACCTCGTCGACTTCGTGGACAAG GCGGACCATCTCCGGCAGCAGACGCTGCGAAACATGCACAAGATCCTGACGCCGCGGCAGGCGGCGCGGGGGCTGCTCGCGCTCGCGGACTACGGCCAGCGGCTGCGCGCGCTCAGCTCGCTCTGGGCGGCGCGCCGGCGGGAGCCGGCGTAA
- the LOC136500954 gene encoding transcription factor HBP-1b(c38)-like isoform X1: MTDVDQVKHEMELYPGYLQDHFNIHKLSRLQPLATSGSAPGRYVTSGPVGGGAMGIYERQRHLVAAGVWGEPFRPDANAMALPLPLAAVVPTVTVATTPAPLDVVEAEEVKFGKLLLQAQQDDVAPLVEEEAPPPSSDSFGHDDDARPRDKIQRRLAQNREAARKSRLRKKAYIQNLETSRMKLAQLEQELTMARRQQHGAYGVGGGGVTPPPPPPAPVDPRVAAFELEYAHWVEEQGRQATELRAALQSHAPDVQLRVLVDAGLEHYGALFQAKARAARSDAFFVLSGVWRAPAERFFLWIGGFRPSELLKVLAPQLDPLLELQAAEVRKLQNTARQLEDALTQGMNKLQQTLVETLMTVDVSPDGAAGGGGYAAQQMASAVGKLADLVDFVDKADHLRQQTLRNMHKILTPRQAARGLLALADYGQRLRALSSLWAARRREPA; encoded by the exons ATGACAGAC GTTGATCAGGTGAAGCATGAGATGGAGCTTTACCCTGGATATCTCCAAGACCATTTCAACATCCACAAACTCAG TCGCCTGCAgccgctggcgacgagcggaTCCGCGCCCGGCCGCTACGTGACCTCGGGCCCCGTCGGCGGCGGGGCCATGGGGATCTACGAGCGGCAGCGCCACCTGGTGGCGGCCGGCGTGTGGGGGGAGCCGTTCCGGCCCGACGCCAACGCCATggccctgcccctgcccctggcCGCAGTCGTCCCCACGGTCACCGTGGCGACGACGCCGGCGCCGCTCGACGTCGTCGAAGCAGAGGAGGTCAAGTTCGGCAAACTCCTG TTGCAGGCACAGCAGGACGACGTCGCGCCGCTGGTGGAAGAagaagcgccgccgccgtcgtcggatAGCTTTGGCCACGACGACGACGCCAGGCCAAGAGACAAG ATTCAGAGACGGCTCGCGCAGAACAGAGAGGCAGCCCGGAAGAGCCGGCTACGGAAGAAG GCGTACATCCAGAATCTCGAGACGAGCCGCATGAAGCTAGCGCAGCTGGAGCaggagctcaccatggccaggcGCCAGCAGCACGGCGCGTACGgcgtgggaggaggaggagtcacaccgccgccgccgccgccggcgcccgtGGACCCGCGCGTGGCCGCGTTCGAGCTGGAGTACGCGCACTGGGTGGAGGAGCAGGGCAGGCAGGCGACGGAGCTGCGTGCGGCGCTGCAGTCGCACGCGCCGGACGTGCAGCTGCGCGTGCTCGTCGACGCGGGGCTGGAGCACTACGGCGCGCTGTTCCAGGCCAAGGCGCGCGCGGCGCGGTCCGACGCCTTCTTCGTGCTGTCCGGCGTGTGGCGGGCCCCCGCGGAGCGCTTCTTCCTCTGGATCGGCGGGTTCCGCCCCTCCGAGCTGCTCAAGGTGCTGGCGCCGCAGCTGGACCCGCTCTTGGAGCTCCAGGCCGCCGAGGTGCGCAAGCTGCAGAACACGGCGCGGCAGCTGGAGGACGCGCTGACGCAGGGCATGAACAAGCTGCAGCAGACGCTCGTCGAGACCCTCATGACCGTCGACGTCTCGCCGGACGGCGCTGCCGGCGGGGGCGGGTACGCGGCGCAGCAGATGGCCAGCGCCGTGGGCAAGCTCGCCGACCTCGTCGACTTCGTGGACAAG GCGGACCATCTCCGGCAGCAGACGCTGCGAAACATGCACAAGATCCTGACGCCGCGGCAGGCGGCGCGGGGGCTGCTCGCGCTCGCGGACTACGGCCAGCGGCTGCGCGCGCTCAGCTCGCTCTGGGCGGCGCGCCGGCGGGAGCCGGCGTAA
- the LOC136500954 gene encoding transcription factor HBP-1b(c38)-like isoform X2, with translation MALVASDRLQPLATSGSAPGRYVTSGPVGGGAMGIYERQRHLVAAGVWGEPFRPDANAMALPLPLAAVVPTVTVATTPAPLDVVEAEEVKFGKLLLQAQQDDVAPLVEEEAPPPSSDSFGHDDDARPRDKIQRRLAQNREAARKSRLRKKAYIQNLETSRMKLAQLEQELTMARRQQHGAYGVGGGGVTPPPPPPAPVDPRVAAFELEYAHWVEEQGRQATELRAALQSHAPDVQLRVLVDAGLEHYGALFQAKARAARSDAFFVLSGVWRAPAERFFLWIGGFRPSELLKVLAPQLDPLLELQAAEVRKLQNTARQLEDALTQGMNKLQQTLVETLMTVDVSPDGAAGGGGYAAQQMASAVGKLADLVDFVDKADHLRQQTLRNMHKILTPRQAARGLLALADYGQRLRALSSLWAARRREPA, from the exons ATGGCTCTCGTAGCCAGTGA TCGCCTGCAgccgctggcgacgagcggaTCCGCGCCCGGCCGCTACGTGACCTCGGGCCCCGTCGGCGGCGGGGCCATGGGGATCTACGAGCGGCAGCGCCACCTGGTGGCGGCCGGCGTGTGGGGGGAGCCGTTCCGGCCCGACGCCAACGCCATggccctgcccctgcccctggcCGCAGTCGTCCCCACGGTCACCGTGGCGACGACGCCGGCGCCGCTCGACGTCGTCGAAGCAGAGGAGGTCAAGTTCGGCAAACTCCTG TTGCAGGCACAGCAGGACGACGTCGCGCCGCTGGTGGAAGAagaagcgccgccgccgtcgtcggatAGCTTTGGCCACGACGACGACGCCAGGCCAAGAGACAAG ATTCAGAGACGGCTCGCGCAGAACAGAGAGGCAGCCCGGAAGAGCCGGCTACGGAAGAAG GCGTACATCCAGAATCTCGAGACGAGCCGCATGAAGCTAGCGCAGCTGGAGCaggagctcaccatggccaggcGCCAGCAGCACGGCGCGTACGgcgtgggaggaggaggagtcacaccgccgccgccgccgccggcgcccgtGGACCCGCGCGTGGCCGCGTTCGAGCTGGAGTACGCGCACTGGGTGGAGGAGCAGGGCAGGCAGGCGACGGAGCTGCGTGCGGCGCTGCAGTCGCACGCGCCGGACGTGCAGCTGCGCGTGCTCGTCGACGCGGGGCTGGAGCACTACGGCGCGCTGTTCCAGGCCAAGGCGCGCGCGGCGCGGTCCGACGCCTTCTTCGTGCTGTCCGGCGTGTGGCGGGCCCCCGCGGAGCGCTTCTTCCTCTGGATCGGCGGGTTCCGCCCCTCCGAGCTGCTCAAGGTGCTGGCGCCGCAGCTGGACCCGCTCTTGGAGCTCCAGGCCGCCGAGGTGCGCAAGCTGCAGAACACGGCGCGGCAGCTGGAGGACGCGCTGACGCAGGGCATGAACAAGCTGCAGCAGACGCTCGTCGAGACCCTCATGACCGTCGACGTCTCGCCGGACGGCGCTGCCGGCGGGGGCGGGTACGCGGCGCAGCAGATGGCCAGCGCCGTGGGCAAGCTCGCCGACCTCGTCGACTTCGTGGACAAG GCGGACCATCTCCGGCAGCAGACGCTGCGAAACATGCACAAGATCCTGACGCCGCGGCAGGCGGCGCGGGGGCTGCTCGCGCTCGCGGACTACGGCCAGCGGCTGCGCGCGCTCAGCTCGCTCTGGGCGGCGCGCCGGCGGGAGCCGGCGTAA